A window of Choloepus didactylus isolate mChoDid1 chromosome 23, mChoDid1.pri, whole genome shotgun sequence contains these coding sequences:
- the LOC119519450 gene encoding uncharacterized protein LOC119519450 — translation MAPLLLLLLLLADLLRSGEGSSLTHTSRTRNPVQTMGSPWIASRVTSCCGPGNPWTCTRHPTFPLLPGETRFLPSTAESSMIHRHLWTHNRGPWGDQPPAQPLTQPPGFQPPWIHQQCWDNTHRSSEDSLCAPRLSILCTLKTPIHRQLQTNNRRGLDHTLPVEPMCQPHNFKPPPIILKTWTDDQCPLGDFHCAQVFSQFNTFHPPPIHRQPRTRTRQRLDALPPEEPLVQASITEPQQIHQQPLFQTQFPLDPLLLPDPLSQESFEPAETHWQPETCDRYHMELLPPLEPSSQSSIFLPLLLQWKKDTQISGDTCLLKNPGQGDLVNIDGLGTRFEALAEARSVHSAVLPLSHPAQGMAFPWPEDLGLGTESKLLSLPWTFCGALLFIGVLLLKAWKGWRGHEYQVDLELREICKTRKLVGKSLLDCEEALDHLELNARVTMSVIANLLEEVSELNDALRVWELEHLRI, via the exons ATggcgccgctgctgctgctgctgctccttctgGCCGACCTGCTCAGGTCAGGTGAGGGgtcctccctcacacacacatccCGTACCAGGAACCCCGTCCAAACAATGGGGTCTCCCTGGATTGCATCCCGCGTCACTTCCTGTTGTGGGCCAGGGAATCCCTGGACCTGCACTCGACACCCGACATTCCCCCTCCTGCCTGGGGAAACCCGGTTCCTACCATCCACCGCTGAGTCCTCGATGATCCACCGACATCTGTGGACCCACAATCGAGGTCCCTGGGGAGACCAACCACCTGCACAACCCCTGACCCAACCGCCCGGCTTCCAGCCCCCGTGGATCCACCAGCAGTGCTGGGACAACACACACCGGTCCTCGGAAGACAGCCTGTGTGCACCACGGCTATCAATACTGTGCACTCTCAAGACGCCAATACATCGGCAGCTGCAGACCAACAATCGGCGAGGCTTGGACCACACACTCCCTGTGGAACCAATGTGTCAACCACACAACTTCAAGCCGCCACCGATCATCCTGAAGACATGGACTGACGATCAGTGTCCTTTGGGTGACTTTCACTGTGCTCAGGTTTTCTCACAATTTAACACCTTTCATCCACCACCAATCCACCGGCAGCCTCGCACCCGCACACGTCAACGCTTGGACGCCCTCCCACCTGAAGAACCTCTGGTCCAAG CCTCCATCACTGAGCCCCAACAGATCCACCAGCAGCCGTTGTTCCAGACCCAATTCCCCTTGGACCCCCTCCTCCTTCCAGATCCCCTGTCCCAAGAGTCCTTTGAGCCCGCAGAGACCCACTGGCAGCCAGAGACCTGTGATCGATACCACATGGAACTCCTCCCACCTCTGGAACCCTCATCACAATCCTCCATCTTCCTGCCACTGCTGCTCCAATGGAAAAAGGATACCCAGATTTCTGGGGACACCTGCCTGCTGAAGAACCCAGGACAAGGTGACCTAGTTAATATTGATGGTTTAGGGACCAGGTTTGAGGCACTGGCAGAAGCCAGAAGTGTTCACAGTGCAGTTCTGCCTCTGAGTCACCCCGCACAGGGGATGGCATTCCCATGGCCAGAAGACCTTGGCCTGGGGACTGAGTCCAAGCTGCTGTCCTTGCCCTGGACCTTCTGCGGAGCCCTTTTGTTCATCGGCGTTCTCTTGCTGAAAGCATGGAAAGGATGGCGAGGTCATGAATATCAGGTGGACCTGGAGTTGCGAGAGATCTGCAAAACCAGAAAGCTTGTAGGAAAGTCATTGTTGGACTGTGAGGAAGCACTTGATCACCTGGAGTTGAACGCTAGGGTAACCATGAGCGTTATTGCCAATCTGTTGGAGGAAGTCTCTGAGTTAAATGATGCACTCAGAGTGTGGGAGCTGGAACACTTAAGGATTTAA